The Longimicrobiales bacterium genome contains the following window.
GTTGGCTAGAGCATCAGCCTTCCAAGCTGAGGGTCGCGGGTTCGAGTCCCGTCTCCCGCTTGCAGTGTGAAGTACAGAAGTCAGCAACGCGCTCTGATAGCTCAGTGGTAGAGCGCGTCCTTGGTAAGGACGAGGTCGCGGGTTCAATCCCCGCTCAGAGCTTGCTACCCGACGTAGCAAGGAAACACACGAACAGACTCAGAGAGCGAACGATGGGTAAGGCACAATTCGAGCGGACGAAACCACACGTCAACGTGGGCACGATTGGTCACGTTGATCATGGTAAAACGACGCTGACAGCAGCGATCACGCTCACTCAATCCAAGAAGCATGGCGGAGACGCGG
Protein-coding sequences here:
- a CDS encoding GTP-binding protein — translated: MGKAQFERTKPHVNVGTIGHVDHGKTTLTAAITLTQSKKHGGDA